A stretch of the Erpetoichthys calabaricus chromosome 3, fErpCal1.3, whole genome shotgun sequence genome encodes the following:
- the LOC114649512 gene encoding trace amine-associated receptor 1-like, whose amino-acid sequence MPNYFKMNFNLSKTPQAIYYCYPSVNNSCRRQVLSLQNHILLYIVLWATVIFTVSGNLLVIITISHFKQLHTPTNCLVLSLAVTDLLLGGFVMPPLTVQLVESCWYLGDAFCKLYLSTVIMLCTASVIHLSLISIDRYFAICYPLRYQAKITVSVTVNLILFSWILSAVLGYGIIYLELNLKGIEEFYYQNVKCVGNCVLMQNEVSGLISSLFTFYLPGFTMICIYLKIFSVARRQARSITDTVQQNQSAEEKRNAASRRRERKAAKTLAIVMGVFLLCWSPFFVCNIINPVLNHPAPDILITALAFFGDMNSTFNPLVYGFFYSWFRKALKLIANGKIFQRDSSRTKLYND is encoded by the coding sequence ATGCCAAATTATTTCAAGATGAATTTCAACCTAAGCAAGACTCCACAAGCTATCTACTACTGTTATCCATCTGTAAACAATTCATGTCGCAGGCAAGTTCTTTCTCTACAAAATCACATCCTGCTCTACATTGTACTCTGGGCAACGGTGATCTTCACTGTTTCTGGAAACTTGTTGGTCATCATCACCATTTCACATTTTAAGCAGCTTCATACACCAACCAATTGCCTTGTTTTGTCTTTGGCAGTCACCGATTTACTTCTGGGGGGATTTGTGATGCCACCCTTAACAGTTCAGCTTGTTGAAAGTTGCTGGTATCTGGGAGATGCATTCTGCAAACTGTATCTCAGCACAGTAATCATGCTCTGCACAGCTTCTGTAATACATCTTTCTTTAATATCAATTGATCGTTATTTTGCAATATGCTATCCTTTACGGTATCAAGCTAAGATTACTGTGTCTGTAACTGTAAACCTTATCTTGTTTTCATGGATTCTCTCTGCTGTACTTGGATATGGAATTATATACCTAGAATTAAACCTAAAAGGCATTGAAGAATTTTATTaccaaaatgtaaaatgtgtcgGAAActgtgttttaatgcaaaatgaggTATCAGGTTTAATTTCATCACTCTTCACTTTTTATTTACCTGGATTTACTATGATTTGTATTTATCTGAAAATATTCAGTGTAGCACGAAGACAAGCCAGGTCTATTACAGATACAGTGCAGCAGAACCAGTCAGCCGAGGAAAAGCGAAATGCAGCATcaaggagaagggaaagaaaagctgcaaaaacattAGCCATTGTTATGGGGGTGTTTCTTTTATGCTGGTCTCCTTTCTTTGTGTGCAACATCATTAATCCTGTTTTAAATCACCCAGCTCCTGATATTCTCATAACAGCTCTTGCCTTCTTTGGTGACATGAACTCAACATTTAATCCACTTGTCTATGGTTTCTTTTACAGCTGGTTCAGAAAAGCTCTTAAATTAATAGCAAATGGAAAAATCTTCCAGCGTGACTCTTCCAGAACAAAACTGTataatgattaa